CATTTTCCAAGCGGTTTTTTGCAGTTTTTTCTTTATTGGGCGAAATCTGTCATTGCTTTGAACTTCTATGATTTTACCGCTTCTGTCACTGACAAAAATAACACTAGCATCTATTTTTCCATCAGTTATTGTGGCTTTTGTATGGGTTGCATCCAGCGGTTCATATTTAATATTTTCATACTTAAGCAAAGCAGGGTTAAAAACAGAATAGGCTAATAGACGAGCTAGTTCTGAACGGGCAAATTTTTCATCATTAAAGTCACCTGTTGGAACAATTCCAAAAAGCAGCATTTGCATATTTGCCTGACCTTTATGATAAGTCTCTATCGCATTAAACGTAACAATGAGATTACTGTCAAGTCGTATACCCAAAAGCATATCTGGTGTAGGGCGAAGAAGTGCAAGTGTATGCATTTTCATTGATTTAGAAGGTTTGGGAGTATACTCTCCATCAAATTGAATAGCTAAAGCTTTGTAACTGTTTTGTGAAAGATTTGATTTGTCAA
This region of Hydrogenimonas thermophila genomic DNA includes:
- a CDS encoding DUF6544 family protein translates to MISLIKKLLTVFIVLIILNVGFIWYGQANFEATIKSLGKAFVENNVTSSSVVQKLPVPIDQYIDKSNLSQNSYKALAIQFDGEYTPKPSKSMKMHTLALLRPTPDMLLGIRLDSNLIVTFNAIETYHKGQANMQMLLFGIVPTGDFNDEKFARSELARLLAYSVFNPALLKYENIKYEPLDATHTKATITDGKIDASVIFVSDRSGKIIEVQSNDRFRPIKKKLQKTAWKMKVISYDKFDGLNLPKEVEEMWVEDNKNIIYSKYSLTSAKRL